The sequence TTCCTTTTCCATGGCTCTTCACCAAGTTCCGAAACCAACACTCCCAATGCAACAGAAACTTCCATAGGCACACCTTCCATACTTCCAGAGACATCACAAATGGCAAGGCAATTCTTCAACTTGCCCTTCTTTAACAAATCATCCACCATTCTCAAATAGGTTTCTTCCTAAGCATTATTCGAATGTTTTTTACTACTTCCAGGCCTCAAACGCACTCCTCTACTTAAACTACTACTACTctttttcccactttttctctttttccacTCATCTCTTTGATTCTTTCTCACATCAGAACCTTCTAAAAGCCTATACAAAATCTCAGGCAAGTCTTTCATGTAACCAAAATCAGAAAGAGACCCAATATTACACGCTAATGTCTTAGGGTGGTCTTTGTGTAGCCAAAACGCCGCCGTGTAAAACCCTTCTTTATCAGACTTTCCAGTGCCACGTACTCCTCGGAGATTATAGATGAGTTTGAGCGTGGTCAAGGGGTTGTGGGTCCAAGCCAATTCGAGCCTTTGAATCAAAGATTCTGCTGGGGTATCAGGTACAACATGGAAGAAGAAATCAAGGCATGGATTACCGCTTGAGAGAAAAGTTGCAGAGTTGTTCTCTGTGTAGCCCTTTTTGGGTTTATAGTTAACGGTGTTGTTGAAGTTCTTAACCATGAGGTCCATGAAAGGATCG comes from Castanea sativa cultivar Marrone di Chiusa Pesio chromosome 3, ASM4071231v1 and encodes:
- the LOC142628902 gene encoding uncharacterized protein LOC142628902 → MALLGPLGLYNKTQNRPQPKPIASDPFMDLMVKNFNNTVNYKPKKGYTENNSATFLSSGNPCLDFFFHVVPDTPAESLIQRLELAWTHNPLTTLKLIYNLRGVRGTGKSDKEGFYTAAFWLHKDHPKTLACNIGSLSDFGYMKDLPEILYRLLEGSDVRKNQRDEWKKRKSGKKSSSSLSRGVQTYLRMVDDLLKKGKLKNCLAICDVSGSMEGVPMEVSVALGVLVSELGEEPWKRKLITFSKNPKLYLIRGNDLVSKTSFVRRMEWGMNTDFQKVFDLILEVAVNGKLKEDQMVKRLFVFSDTEFDKASRYKWETDYEAIQRKFRKKGYGSAIPEIVFWNLRDSSATPVPGTQNGVALVSGYSKNLMNLFLDNDGAMNPELIMEAAISGEEYQKLFVLD